The Sphingorhabdus sp. Alg231-15 genome has a segment encoding these proteins:
- a CDS encoding tetratricopeptide repeat-containing protein: MGLSVDQTKNAIDQGNLLLAYDLARVAIEAGDESAELRHLLVLTLARMGDGQQAMELYELYGLHSSANAHHRSLAARILKDAALALPDGEERDEALAAAYRAYADIYEDSGDAYPGINAASLALLSGDKKKAEELASSIIALNPISNPKDYYDAATLAEALLINGRADEAAAALYMASQLPDANSGAKSSTSRQLLLLARTLDLDADKQNALLVPISPPTVIHYCGHMFLEDATVEASLRQRIDDFLDNQNVDFVYGSLAAGADILVAEAIIARGGELHVTLPFVKDDFIAQSVMPAGEGWLNRFEQCLNAATSVHFATEMNYVGDQAQFGYASKVAMGMATLRAQYLRSSPQQLAIWDGIAATGPAGTGADVQAWKGYGGETTIIAPDDVDRSLSWSAQPATDELTRGLAAFLFTDFPGFSKLAEAALPAFWQGVMGRMAAVLDSYPDKVLAKNSWGDAVLAISLDAPVAAEIALALQETLQDFDYSLLGLSESSGMRIGVHYGPAYQTKDLITGNTTFYGTEVSRAARIEPVTPPGAVFVTEPFAAILVLEASDRFKCRYVGNVEFAKGYGTYPIYRLMAV; the protein is encoded by the coding sequence ATGGGGCTTAGCGTAGATCAGACGAAAAATGCGATTGATCAGGGCAATTTGCTATTGGCTTATGATCTTGCGCGTGTTGCGATCGAGGCCGGTGATGAGTCTGCGGAGTTACGCCATCTGCTGGTTTTAACTCTAGCACGAATGGGCGACGGCCAGCAGGCGATGGAGCTTTATGAGCTTTATGGATTGCACAGCTCCGCCAATGCCCATCATCGCTCGTTGGCTGCGCGTATTCTAAAGGATGCCGCACTGGCGCTGCCTGACGGAGAAGAACGTGACGAGGCGCTAGCCGCTGCTTACCGGGCTTATGCAGATATTTATGAAGATAGCGGCGACGCTTATCCCGGCATAAATGCGGCCAGCCTGGCACTGTTAAGCGGGGACAAGAAAAAGGCCGAGGAGCTGGCGTCTTCGATCATTGCTCTCAACCCGATTTCAAACCCCAAAGACTATTATGATGCCGCAACACTGGCTGAAGCCCTGTTGATCAATGGGCGAGCGGATGAAGCCGCAGCGGCGCTTTACATGGCAAGTCAGTTGCCTGATGCGAATAGCGGCGCCAAGTCCAGCACCAGCCGGCAATTGTTGCTGCTTGCCAGGACATTGGATCTGGATGCCGACAAGCAAAATGCATTGCTAGTCCCAATATCACCGCCCACGGTGATTCATTATTGCGGTCACATGTTTCTTGAAGACGCGACGGTTGAGGCATCTTTGCGGCAACGGATCGATGATTTTCTGGACAATCAGAATGTCGATTTCGTCTATGGTTCGTTGGCCGCAGGTGCGGATATATTGGTAGCGGAAGCAATAATTGCGCGGGGAGGGGAGCTGCATGTCACTCTTCCCTTTGTGAAAGACGATTTTATCGCACAGTCGGTAATGCCCGCCGGGGAAGGATGGCTCAATAGGTTTGAGCAATGCCTGAACGCGGCCACGAGCGTACATTTTGCGACTGAGATGAATTATGTCGGAGATCAAGCGCAATTTGGTTATGCTAGCAAGGTGGCGATGGGCATGGCTACTTTACGTGCACAATATCTCCGGAGCTCTCCCCAGCAGCTGGCAATATGGGATGGGATTGCGGCCACCGGTCCCGCAGGCACCGGCGCAGATGTGCAGGCTTGGAAAGGCTATGGGGGCGAGACCACAATCATCGCTCCGGATGATGTTGATCGCAGTCTGAGCTGGTCAGCACAACCAGCAACCGATGAACTGACCCGCGGGTTGGCAGCCTTCCTATTCACTGATTTTCCCGGTTTTTCGAAATTGGCTGAAGCCGCGCTCCCGGCTTTTTGGCAAGGGGTGATGGGGCGGATGGCGGCCGTGCTGGACAGCTATCCTGACAAAGTGCTGGCAAAAAATAGCTGGGGCGATGCGGTGTTGGCGATCAGTCTGGATGCCCCAGTCGCTGCTGAAATTGCCCTGGCACTGCAAGAAACGCTGCAGGATTTTGATTATAGTCTGCTTGGTCTGTCAGAGAGCAGCGGAATGCGGATCGGTGTGCACTATGGCCCCGCCTATCAAACCAAGGATCTGATCACCGGCAATACCACCTTTTATGGAACCGAAGTATCTCGCGCCGCGCGGATTGAGCCGGTTACTCCGCCGGGAGCGGTCTTTGTTACAGAGCCTTTTGCTGCAATCCTTGTGCTCGAGGCATCTGATCGGTTCAAATGCCGCTATGTCGGTAATGTAGAATTTGCCAAAGGCTACGGGACATATCCGATCTATCGTCTGATGGCGGTTTAG
- a CDS encoding histone deacetylase — protein MLHIVHHNDYVAPPPTRGSFAFDKYKLVIEAVKELSDQHTAYAPHAMERHWLEAVHDPDYVDQVLSSSVPHEKERRIGFPVSTEIARRVQFTSGGTWLAAKLALKHGYAANSAGGSHHALADTGAGYCVFNDLAVSANRLIAEGDVRRILILDLDVHQGDGTASLLAGRSDIMTASIHAEKNFPVRKARSTIDIGLKDGTDDVEYLKILSDHLPAMLDAFEPDLLYYQAGVDPHIDDRLGRLAVTDEGLAERDRYVIRQARSRDIPVASALGGGYGQDHMVVARRHAVSMLVMAEENNRF, from the coding sequence ATGTTGCATATCGTCCATCATAACGACTATGTCGCCCCGCCTCCGACGCGGGGAAGCTTTGCCTTTGACAAATACAAACTGGTTATCGAGGCCGTGAAGGAGCTGTCGGACCAGCATACCGCATATGCCCCGCATGCAATGGAACGTCATTGGCTCGAAGCGGTTCATGATCCTGACTATGTCGATCAGGTATTATCTTCCAGCGTGCCTCACGAAAAGGAACGGCGCATAGGCTTTCCCGTCTCCACTGAAATTGCACGGCGTGTGCAGTTTACTTCCGGTGGGACATGGCTCGCGGCGAAACTTGCTCTCAAACATGGCTATGCCGCCAATAGTGCAGGGGGCAGTCATCATGCCTTGGCTGATACCGGCGCTGGCTATTGTGTTTTCAACGATCTGGCAGTGAGCGCCAACCGTCTCATTGCAGAGGGAGATGTGCGGCGTATTCTGATCTTAGACCTGGATGTCCACCAGGGAGACGGCACCGCGTCATTGCTTGCCGGACGAAGCGATATCATGACCGCCTCCATTCATGCCGAGAAGAATTTTCCGGTGCGTAAGGCGCGATCAACAATCGATATCGGTCTGAAAGACGGAACCGATGATGTCGAATATCTGAAAATCCTGTCCGATCATTTGCCTGCCATGCTGGATGCGTTTGAACCCGACTTGCTATATTATCAAGCAGGCGTTGATCCGCATATTGATGATCGTCTGGGGCGGTTGGCGGTGACGGACGAGGGGCTCGCCGAACGTGACCGCTATGTCATCCGCCAAGCGCGTAGCCGAGATATTCCAGTCGCCAGTGCCTTGGGCGGTGGCTATGGACAGGACCATATGGTTGTAGCCCGGCGTCATGCGGTATCAATGCTAGTGATGGCCGAGGAAAATAACCGCTTTTGA
- a CDS encoding winged helix-turn-helix transcriptional regulator, producing the protein MSKRGLDAKDIQLLGALKANARASLVSLARDIDLSRSSTHDRIARLEELGVIKGYTINIDRTQLPMTQAFLTIRFSAGSSQTELAQIIHQMSGVEAAYCLSGDLDMLVYCECESLEELSHLRERLAQREGVLEITTRQILASSVS; encoded by the coding sequence ATGAGCAAGCGCGGTTTGGATGCCAAAGACATACAGCTTCTTGGAGCGTTAAAGGCCAATGCCAGGGCAAGCCTTGTCTCACTGGCGCGGGACATTGATCTGTCGCGAAGCTCAACCCATGACCGAATAGCTCGGCTCGAAGAACTGGGGGTCATCAAGGGCTATACCATCAATATCGACCGCACGCAGCTTCCGATGACACAAGCGTTCCTGACCATTCGTTTTTCGGCTGGATCCTCTCAAACCGAACTCGCTCAGATCATTCATCAGATGTCCGGCGTTGAAGCGGCCTATTGCCTTTCTGGAGATCTCGACATGCTCGTCTATTGTGAATGCGAGAGCTTGGAGGAACTCTCGCATTTGCGGGAACGGTTGGCACAGCGAGAAGGCGTTCTCGAGATAACAACACGTCAGATATTAGCATCTTCTGTCTCATAG
- a CDS encoding fasciclin domain-containing protein: protein MNTPIKLLIASAALVTVTACSSEMSEEEQAIYDARLAEEAKKPTNLTAVVQANPDLSTASTMVGISGIGAELKDEGPFTVFVATNDAFNKMDQERLSGLMSNEDKTELASIARFGLVEGDMKAADIAKAIADGDGTASLTTLEGGAIKATLEGEKVVLEDGAGNKVNVIEADVESSNGTVHIIDGVLMPK, encoded by the coding sequence ATGAACACCCCCATTAAACTACTTATTGCTTCCGCCGCATTGGTGACAGTCACTGCCTGCTCTTCTGAAATGAGCGAAGAAGAACAAGCCATTTATGACGCGCGCCTTGCAGAAGAAGCGAAAAAACCAACAAATCTGACCGCCGTTGTACAGGCTAATCCAGATCTATCCACAGCCAGCACCATGGTTGGCATATCCGGCATTGGCGCGGAGCTTAAAGATGAAGGTCCATTCACAGTATTCGTTGCGACAAACGATGCTTTCAACAAAATGGATCAGGAGCGACTCTCCGGTCTCATGTCGAATGAAGACAAGACCGAATTGGCCAGCATCGCAAGATTTGGTCTGGTCGAAGGCGATATGAAGGCCGCCGATATTGCAAAAGCGATTGCCGATGGCGATGGCACGGCTAGTCTCACCACTTTGGAAGGCGGAGCTATAAAGGCGACGCTGGAAGGCGAGAAAGTCGTGCTTGAGGACGGTGCCGGCAATAAGGTCAACGTGATCGAAGCCGATGTCGAATCAAGCAATGGTACAGTCCATATTATCGACGGCGTATTGATGCCGAAATAA
- a CDS encoding AarF/UbiB family protein produces MQRTSGRNSGQRDTIIAKREKPGNKGLAVPSGRLARFARFGTMATAIGGGMLLEGAKRLADGERPKMSDILLTPNNAIKLTNQLANLRGAAMKLGQMLSMDASDFLPQELSEILARLRADAQYMPQKQLLKVMSSQYGPDWQERFAAFELKPIAAASIGQVHRATTHEGHVLAIKVQYPGVRESIDSDVDNVASLINLSGLIPKSLDIAPMLAEAKLQLHQEADYEQEAAYLKRFGKLLKGAPDYQVPSLHKDLTTGHVLAMDFIDSVPIESLETASQRDRNRIIKLLFGLLLRELFEFRLMQTDPNFANYRYNVETRQLVLLDFGATRAIPKRVANQYRKLAAAGMAGDRKAAQKAAIKIGLFDDDAADHHQEAIMDMFEMSMAPLRKKGPIDFADNAIAQELRDEGMRFAAARDFWHVPPVDTVFIHRKFGGVYMLANRLKAKVDIRTMLEAYL; encoded by the coding sequence ATGCAGCGTACATCAGGACGCAACAGCGGACAAAGAGATACCATCATCGCAAAACGAGAAAAACCAGGCAACAAAGGCCTTGCTGTTCCTAGCGGGCGACTGGCCCGCTTTGCCCGTTTTGGAACGATGGCAACGGCAATTGGCGGCGGCATGCTGCTGGAAGGCGCAAAGCGTCTGGCCGATGGCGAGCGCCCCAAAATGAGCGACATACTGCTGACCCCGAACAACGCAATAAAGCTGACCAATCAATTGGCAAATCTGCGCGGTGCAGCAATGAAACTAGGACAGATGCTGTCGATGGACGCGAGCGACTTTCTTCCTCAGGAATTGTCTGAAATTCTCGCACGGTTACGCGCAGATGCTCAATATATGCCTCAAAAACAATTGCTTAAGGTCATGTCCTCACAATATGGACCAGATTGGCAAGAGCGTTTTGCGGCTTTCGAGTTAAAGCCCATTGCTGCGGCGTCCATCGGTCAGGTCCATCGTGCCACGACGCACGAAGGTCACGTCCTGGCCATCAAGGTGCAATATCCCGGCGTAAGGGAGAGCATTGATAGTGATGTCGACAATGTCGCATCGCTGATCAATCTATCAGGTCTGATACCGAAATCTCTGGATATCGCCCCGATGCTGGCAGAAGCAAAATTGCAGCTGCATCAGGAAGCAGATTACGAGCAAGAGGCTGCCTATCTCAAGCGCTTCGGAAAATTGCTGAAAGGCGCGCCGGATTATCAAGTGCCTAGCTTGCACAAGGATCTGACCACTGGTCACGTTCTTGCCATGGATTTTATCGACAGCGTACCAATTGAATCCTTAGAGACCGCGTCCCAGAGAGACCGCAATCGGATCATCAAGCTGCTATTTGGTTTGCTGTTACGCGAACTGTTTGAATTCCGATTGATGCAAACCGACCCCAATTTCGCCAACTATCGATATAATGTCGAAACCAGACAGCTGGTGTTGCTCGATTTTGGTGCGACCAGGGCCATTCCGAAACGTGTTGCCAATCAATATCGCAAACTGGCGGCAGCGGGAATGGCAGGTGACCGCAAGGCAGCCCAGAAAGCAGCCATAAAAATCGGATTATTTGACGATGATGCGGCAGACCATCATCAGGAAGCCATCATGGACATGTTCGAAATGTCGATGGCGCCTTTGCGCAAAAAGGGTCCGATCGATTTCGCCGACAACGCGATTGCTCAGGAATTGCGCGACGAAGGCATGCGCTTCGCCGCCGCGCGAGATTTCTGGCATGTCCCGCCAGTGGATACCGTATTCATTCATCGCAAATTTGGTGGCGTTTATATGCTGGCGAACAGATTGAAAGCCAAGGTCGATATTCGGACGATGCTGGAAGCCTATCTCTAG
- a CDS encoding amidohydrolase family protein, with amino-acid sequence MKYRLITALAAISFAGQAFAQSADEKAKEEKWDVNAPKGATIKQVPINTDEGSWIDVDVSPDGQSITFALLGDIYTMPMAGGAPTRIAEGLAWEVQPRFSPDGKRIAFTSDRGGGDNIWIMNRNGSDKRQVTKEKFRLLNQPSWSPDGRYIIAKKHFTTGRSLGTGEVWVYHVSGGAGVVLVKKPNEKHQKELGEPIYAPDGKSLYYTRNITPGSTFIYAQDSNKDLFNIEEYDLETGEVTTAVSGLGGSVRPTPSPDGKSMAFVRRERSKSKLYVKDLATGIERKIYDDLDQDVQETWAVTGVYPNMDWTPDSKSIIFWAGGKIRKVSADGSGAAVIPFAINDTRGIVDAPHPKIAVAPDSFTTKMSRFAEVSPNGRQVVFESLGQLYVKSMNGGSPKRLTNSRNERELFPSWSRDGRSIVFVGWTDEGLGRVKTVNASGGSPRVVTNRPGHYARPHYSPDGRTIVFEMQGGGYLTSPDYSVEDGVYRVAATGGTPERVAKGAAGPQFGASSDRLFMMAQKDDKRVLMSSDLNGEAKRTHATGELANNYIVSPDGHYVAFRQNYEAFVMPLMPGIQAVAVAPNSKSLPVTRVSKGGADYIHWSQDGQQLHWSLGPTVYTAQTSALFPVAPAKKDAPKFAPPTRGVSLERTISAAKPNGSVALVGARLVTMASEDGGIIDDGTIVVRDNKIISIGQRGNISIPAGAAVVDVTGKTIVPGYIDAHAHGAQGTDELVPQQNWSLIQNLALGTTTIHDPSSRASEIFVAAEMQRAGMLVGPRIFSTGEIVYGAKSPRVYAEINSLDDALDHVRRLKAQGGSSVKNYNQPRREQRQQVVEAARLENMLVVAEGGSLFGMDMALVADGNSTLEHNIPLDIFYDDVVQMFSQSQTNYTPTLVVSYGGLAGDPYWRQATDVFKHPLLIHTPPKQLAAANVRRTKAPEEDFVDDNNAREAKKLMEKGVLVSIGAHGQQPGIATHWELWSFVRGGMSPLQALRTGTIDSAKSLGMADEIGSLEAGKLADLVVLDADPLADIRNSDRVHRVMVNGRLYDPVTMNELVTGARNRSVYWWE; translated from the coding sequence ATGAAATATCGCCTGATCACCGCACTTGCGGCCATTTCCTTTGCTGGGCAGGCTTTTGCTCAATCTGCGGATGAAAAAGCGAAAGAGGAAAAATGGGACGTGAATGCGCCCAAAGGCGCGACCATAAAGCAGGTCCCGATCAACACGGATGAAGGCAGCTGGATTGACGTTGATGTCAGCCCCGATGGTCAGAGCATTACATTTGCACTGCTTGGAGACATTTACACAATGCCAATGGCGGGCGGCGCGCCAACCCGCATAGCCGAAGGGCTGGCGTGGGAAGTACAGCCGCGTTTCTCCCCTGATGGAAAGCGCATTGCCTTTACCTCTGATCGGGGAGGCGGCGACAATATCTGGATCATGAACCGTAATGGCAGCGACAAGCGGCAAGTCACCAAGGAAAAATTCCGCCTGCTTAACCAGCCTAGCTGGAGCCCGGATGGCCGCTATATCATCGCAAAGAAGCATTTTACCACTGGTCGTTCACTCGGCACGGGAGAAGTGTGGGTCTATCATGTCTCTGGCGGAGCAGGAGTCGTGCTGGTCAAGAAACCCAATGAAAAACATCAAAAAGAGCTAGGTGAACCAATCTACGCACCCGATGGCAAATCGCTCTATTATACGCGCAACATCACGCCCGGCAGTACGTTTATCTATGCGCAGGATTCCAATAAAGATCTGTTCAATATCGAGGAATATGATCTTGAGACTGGTGAGGTAACGACTGCTGTTTCCGGTCTTGGCGGATCGGTGCGGCCAACCCCCTCACCAGATGGTAAGAGCATGGCCTTTGTCCGCCGTGAACGCTCCAAGTCAAAGCTTTATGTCAAAGATTTGGCCACCGGAATAGAGCGCAAGATCTATGACGATCTCGATCAGGATGTTCAGGAAACCTGGGCTGTTACAGGCGTTTATCCTAATATGGACTGGACGCCCGACAGCAAAAGCATAATTTTCTGGGCCGGAGGTAAGATCCGCAAGGTTTCGGCTGATGGTTCGGGTGCTGCAGTTATTCCCTTTGCGATCAATGACACCCGCGGCATCGTCGACGCTCCGCATCCCAAAATTGCGGTGGCACCCGATAGCTTTACCACCAAAATGTCACGCTTCGCAGAGGTTTCGCCCAATGGCCGTCAGGTCGTCTTCGAAAGCCTGGGGCAGCTATATGTGAAATCGATGAACGGCGGTTCCCCGAAACGGCTGACGAACAGCCGCAACGAGCGCGAGCTGTTTCCCTCATGGTCGCGTGATGGCCGGTCTATCGTGTTTGTCGGTTGGACCGACGAAGGTCTGGGCCGCGTAAAGACCGTCAATGCCTCGGGCGGATCGCCGCGCGTTGTAACCAACCGGCCCGGCCATTATGCCCGGCCGCACTATTCGCCTGACGGTCGGACCATAGTTTTCGAAATGCAGGGCGGTGGTTATCTGACCTCGCCGGACTACTCGGTGGAAGACGGAGTTTATCGTGTTGCCGCTACGGGCGGCACGCCGGAGCGCGTAGCCAAAGGCGCCGCTGGTCCGCAATTTGGAGCAAGCAGCGATCGTCTGTTCATGATGGCGCAGAAAGACGATAAACGGGTTCTGATGAGTAGCGACCTCAATGGCGAGGCCAAACGGACCCATGCAACGGGTGAACTGGCGAATAACTACATCGTCTCACCGGATGGGCACTATGTTGCTTTTCGTCAGAATTACGAAGCATTTGTTATGCCGTTGATGCCCGGAATTCAGGCTGTGGCGGTGGCACCGAACAGCAAATCGCTGCCCGTTACACGGGTCAGCAAGGGCGGAGCCGACTATATTCACTGGTCGCAAGATGGTCAGCAGCTTCACTGGAGCCTTGGCCCGACAGTCTACACCGCACAGACCAGCGCGTTGTTTCCCGTTGCTCCAGCTAAAAAGGATGCACCGAAATTCGCTCCTCCAACCCGCGGGGTTTCGTTGGAACGCACGATTTCCGCAGCCAAGCCCAATGGTTCAGTGGCCCTTGTTGGTGCGCGGTTGGTCACAATGGCGAGCGAAGATGGCGGAATTATTGATGATGGCACGATTGTCGTCAGGGACAACAAGATCATTTCCATCGGCCAGCGCGGGAATATCTCAATTCCCGCAGGCGCGGCAGTGGTTGATGTAACCGGTAAAACCATCGTTCCCGGTTATATCGATGCCCATGCTCACGGTGCACAGGGTACAGATGAACTTGTGCCGCAACAGAATTGGTCCCTGATCCAGAATCTAGCGCTTGGCACGACGACCATCCACGATCCGTCCAGCCGGGCGAGCGAGATATTTGTTGCAGCAGAAATGCAGCGCGCCGGAATGCTGGTCGGACCGCGCATCTTCTCTACTGGAGAGATTGTCTATGGTGCCAAATCTCCACGCGTTTACGCGGAGATCAATAGTCTTGATGACGCGCTTGATCATGTCCGACGGTTGAAGGCGCAGGGTGGCAGCAGCGTCAAAAACTATAATCAACCGCGCCGAGAACAGCGGCAGCAAGTTGTCGAAGCGGCACGTCTGGAGAATATGCTGGTCGTTGCTGAAGGGGGGTCGCTCTTCGGCATGGACATGGCGCTGGTTGCTGATGGCAACAGCACGCTGGAGCATAATATCCCGCTTGATATATTCTATGATGATGTCGTGCAGATGTTCTCACAGTCGCAGACCAATTATACACCAACTCTGGTCGTGAGCTATGGCGGTTTGGCGGGTGATCCCTATTGGCGGCAGGCGACGGATGTGTTCAAGCATCCACTACTGATTCATACTCCGCCCAAGCAACTGGCCGCTGCGAATGTACGCAGAACCAAGGCTCCGGAAGAGGATTTTGTGGATGACAACAATGCGCGCGAGGCCAAGAAGCTGATGGAGAAGGGCGTCTTGGTATCGATTGGTGCTCATGGCCAGCAGCCCGGAATTGCAACTCATTGGGAGCTTTGGTCTTTCGTTCGCGGTGGCATGTCGCCCTTGCAAGCACTGAGGACCGGTACCATCGATTCCGCGAAATCGCTTGGAATGGCGGATGAGATTGGATCGCTGGAGGCGGGCAAGCTCGCTGATCTGGTTGTGCTTGATGCCGATCCTCTTGCTGACATCCGCAACAGCGACAGGGTACACCGGGTGATGGTCAATGGCCGACTATATGATCCAGTGACGATGAATGAGCTTGTCACAGGTGCAAGAAATCGGTCGGTTTATTGGTGGGAATGA
- a CDS encoding LysE family transporter: MDFNTFLLFAGTTFVVVASPGPAAIAVTSQGSGNGVLRAQSGILGIAFANAVYFALSALGIASIIIASSLLFAVIKWAGVAYLIYLGVSAIMSKSGGLNIVEGRRQSFKAMFARGFLVEFANPKALLYFAAILPQFLDLSSPVLPQILIMGLATAFLDIIIYSGYAWLGNGLAKSRLNSGVIKFLNRVAGSALLFTAFKVAKLSS, from the coding sequence ATGGACTTCAATACCTTCCTTCTTTTTGCTGGAACGACGTTTGTTGTAGTGGCATCGCCTGGGCCGGCTGCGATAGCGGTTACGTCACAGGGGTCCGGAAACGGTGTTTTGCGCGCTCAGTCGGGGATACTGGGCATTGCATTCGCAAATGCTGTTTATTTTGCGCTTTCAGCACTTGGCATCGCATCCATCATCATTGCCTCTAGCCTGCTGTTCGCTGTTATCAAATGGGCGGGCGTCGCCTATCTTATATATCTTGGGGTTTCTGCGATCATGAGCAAATCCGGCGGCTTGAACATTGTCGAGGGGCGGCGGCAAAGCTTCAAGGCGATGTTCGCCAGGGGGTTTCTGGTCGAGTTTGCCAATCCAAAAGCGCTTTTATACTTTGCTGCGATCCTGCCGCAATTTCTTGATCTATCGAGCCCAGTACTTCCGCAAATCCTGATCATGGGGCTGGCCACAGCATTTCTCGATATCATCATATATTCTGGCTATGCCTGGTTGGGAAATGGTCTCGCAAAGAGCAGACTAAACAGCGGCGTGATCAAGTTCCTCAACAGAGTTGCGGGTAGCGCTTTGCTATTCACTGCATTTAAAGTAGCAAAGTTAAGCAGTTGA
- a CDS encoding serine hydrolase, protein MKKNGDILRPLFCALAALSFSAPLQADSLTPSAGLDVRIAKFEQSVRSLKDRKNPDAQKWSIEDRMKAYNVPGASVAIIQNGKIVHTKGYGLQSQNASASVDGQTVFSAGSVSKVVNAALILRLVQDGILNLDQDVNSYLKSWKVPEGEYTKSQKVTLRLLLSHTSGFSQHGFPDFKPGEKLPTTIQTLNGTGPAKHRAVKLMFEPGQQMDYSGGGITVSQLVVEDVMGQPYPEVAKEYLFEPLGMTRSTFVNPLPEAHGNIAKSHNKKGKARALPRGYESMPEMAASGLWTSAADMALFVQAILTDETFLSPELRNEMLSRTPRSWHGLGPRLNGVGEKLAFHHGGANDNYKSWIEGHPVQGNGFVVLTNGEAGRELGYELRIAAEEAFGWSINFPADFATPNFDTPE, encoded by the coding sequence GTGAAGAAGAATGGCGATATCTTAAGGCCCTTATTCTGTGCACTAGCAGCTCTGTCTTTCAGTGCGCCGCTGCAAGCCGATAGCTTGACCCCGTCTGCAGGCCTGGATGTCCGGATAGCGAAGTTTGAGCAATCGGTTCGGTCTTTGAAGGATCGCAAGAATCCCGACGCTCAGAAATGGTCGATTGAAGACCGGATGAAAGCCTATAATGTGCCAGGGGCCAGCGTTGCTATCATCCAGAATGGAAAAATCGTTCATACCAAAGGCTATGGTCTGCAATCCCAAAACGCCTCGGCATCTGTTGATGGCCAGACCGTTTTTTCGGCCGGTTCAGTAAGCAAGGTTGTGAACGCTGCGTTGATTTTGCGCTTGGTACAGGATGGGATTCTGAATCTGGATCAGGATGTTAATAGCTATTTGAAATCATGGAAAGTTCCGGAAGGGGAATATACCAAATCTCAAAAAGTGACCTTGCGCCTCTTACTCTCGCATACTTCCGGTTTCAGTCAGCACGGCTTTCCTGATTTCAAGCCCGGAGAGAAATTGCCGACTACCATTCAAACCCTTAACGGGACCGGTCCGGCAAAACATCGCGCTGTGAAGTTGATGTTCGAACCTGGGCAACAGATGGATTATTCAGGTGGCGGGATAACGGTTTCACAACTGGTTGTCGAAGATGTCATGGGGCAGCCTTATCCTGAGGTTGCCAAGGAATATCTGTTCGAACCGCTGGGCATGACAAGAAGTACCTTTGTCAATCCGCTTCCCGAAGCACATGGCAATATTGCTAAATCGCACAACAAAAAAGGTAAGGCACGGGCGTTACCAAGAGGATATGAGTCCATGCCAGAAATGGCAGCATCCGGTCTTTGGACCAGTGCTGCTGACATGGCATTATTTGTGCAGGCCATTTTGACTGACGAGACATTCTTGTCACCCGAGCTGCGCAACGAAATGCTGTCACGTACGCCGCGCAGCTGGCATGGCCTTGGGCCACGGCTCAATGGGGTTGGCGAGAAGCTGGCATTTCATCATGGCGGAGCAAATGACAATTACAAATCATGGATCGAAGGGCATCCGGTACAGGGCAACGGATTTGTCGTTTTGACCAACGGCGAGGCGGGCCGTGAGTTAGGCTATGAACTCCGCATTGCAGCCGAAGAAGCATTTGGGTGGTCGATCAACTTCCCAGCAGACTTCGCCACACCAAATTTCGACACACCAGAATAA
- a CDS encoding TIR domain-containing protein: MRIFLSYRRSDSQDATARLADRLADLPRIRSVFLDVESIAAGEAFPERLRSAMAEADICLVLIGSGWIGQSKAGETSRIKAEDDFVRMEVAEALRLGKRVIPVLLNEAPMPARDQLPEDLHPLLERNALFLRHMSFNQDVEILSDAILHSEAGGRLGKRRRMTPTGIAARLLGGLILAILMLLVIGLISFWSSGGQSLETLLGGRAGLGLLVLAVLGLSQALTFGMIRLPFNRS; encoded by the coding sequence ATGCGGATATTCCTAAGTTACCGGCGCAGCGATAGTCAGGATGCAACAGCGCGGCTGGCTGACCGACTGGCTGACCTGCCCCGGATCAGATCTGTTTTCCTCGACGTCGAATCTATTGCCGCAGGCGAAGCCTTTCCAGAACGTTTGCGGAGTGCGATGGCGGAAGCGGATATCTGCCTCGTGTTGATCGGTAGCGGATGGATTGGCCAATCCAAAGCCGGTGAAACTTCACGCATAAAGGCCGAAGACGATTTCGTGCGCATGGAAGTCGCCGAAGCACTCCGCCTGGGCAAGCGGGTGATACCGGTTCTGTTAAATGAAGCGCCGATGCCTGCCCGGGATCAACTTCCCGAGGATCTCCATCCACTGCTTGAGCGCAATGCACTCTTCCTTCGGCACATGTCCTTCAACCAGGATGTCGAGATATTAAGCGACGCAATATTGCATAGCGAAGCAGGTGGACGGCTTGGCAAGCGACGGAGGATGACGCCAACAGGCATTGCTGCGCGCTTACTGGGCGGATTGATTCTGGCAATTTTGATGCTGCTTGTCATTGGTCTGATCAGTTTCTGGAGTAGCGGTGGTCAGTCTCTGGAAACACTACTCGGCGGACGAGCCGGACTTGGACTGTTGGTGCTTGCGGTCCTTGGTCTTAGCCAGGCGCTGACATTCGGAATGATCCGTCTTCCATTTAACCGGTCGTAG